Proteins from a genomic interval of Streptococcus oralis:
- a CDS encoding ABC transporter ATP-binding protein, protein MTAIVELKNATKVITNGFDEEKIILNDVSLEIFEHDFITILGGNGAGKSTLFNTIAGTLPLTSGSIRIMGEDVTHFSPEKRAKYLSRVFQDPKMGTAPRMTVAENLLIAKFRGEKRGLLSRRLSSHREEFQATIEKVGNGLEKHLDTPIEFLSGGQRQALSLLMATLKRPELLLLDEHTAALDPKTSVALMELTDEFVSKDHLTALMITHHMEDALKYGNRLIVMKEGRIIQDLNKEEKAKMKISDYYQLFE, encoded by the coding sequence ATGACAGCAATTGTAGAATTAAAAAATGCTACCAAAGTCATCACGAATGGCTTTGACGAGGAAAAAATCATTCTGAATGATGTTTCTCTTGAAATTTTTGAACATGATTTCATTACCATCCTAGGTGGAAATGGAGCTGGGAAGTCAACTCTTTTTAACACTATTGCAGGTACCCTACCTTTAACAAGTGGAAGTATCCGTATCATGGGGGAGGATGTGACGCATTTTTCACCTGAGAAGCGGGCTAAGTACTTGTCTCGTGTCTTTCAGGATCCTAAAATGGGTACGGCTCCTCGTATGACGGTGGCGGAAAATCTCTTGATTGCCAAGTTTCGTGGTGAGAAGAGAGGCCTCCTTTCTAGAAGGCTATCAAGTCACCGTGAGGAGTTTCAGGCAACCATTGAAAAAGTGGGAAATGGCCTTGAAAAACATCTCGACACTCCGATTGAGTTTCTTTCAGGCGGTCAGCGTCAGGCACTGAGTCTCTTGATGGCAACCTTGAAACGACCAGAGTTACTCTTGTTGGATGAACACACAGCAGCCCTTGACCCAAAGACCAGTGTGGCCTTGATGGAATTAACAGATGAATTTGTCAGCAAAGACCATCTGACAGCCTTGATGATTACTCACCATATGGAAGACGCCCTCAAGTATGGCAATCGTCTGATTGTCATGAAGGAAGGCCGTATCATCCAAGACCTCAATAAAGAAGAAAAAGCTAAGATGAAGATTTCAGACTACTATCAATTATTTGAATAG
- a CDS encoding ABC transporter permease has protein sequence MIVSIISQGMVWAILGLGIFMTFRILNFPDMTTEGSFPLGGAVAVTLITQGVNPFLATLTAVGAGCLAGMATGLLYTKGKIPTLLSGILVMTSCHSIMLMIMGRANLGLLGTKQIQDVLPFDSDLNQLLTGFIFVALVIGLMLFFLDTKLGQAYIATGDNPDMARSFGINTGRMELMGLVLSNGIIALAGALIAQQEGYADVSRGIGVIVVGLASLIIGEVLFKSLTLAERLVTIVIGSIAYQFLVWGVIALGFNTSYLRLYSALILAVCLMIPTFKSKYLKGVKFSK, from the coding sequence ATGATAGTATCCATTATTTCACAGGGGATGGTCTGGGCGATTCTAGGTTTGGGAATCTTTATGACTTTTCGAATTTTGAATTTTCCAGATATGACTACTGAGGGCTCTTTCCCACTAGGGGGAGCAGTAGCTGTAACCTTGATAACACAAGGAGTCAATCCATTTTTAGCGACCTTGACCGCAGTAGGAGCAGGCTGCCTAGCTGGTATGGCAACAGGTCTCTTATACACCAAAGGTAAAATACCAACTCTCTTATCAGGGATTTTGGTCATGACTTCTTGCCATTCCATCATGCTGATGATTATGGGACGTGCCAATCTGGGGCTTCTTGGGACCAAGCAAATTCAGGATGTCTTACCTTTCGACTCAGACCTCAATCAACTCTTGACTGGATTTATCTTTGTTGCCCTTGTTATTGGCCTTATGCTCTTTTTCCTTGATACCAAACTAGGTCAGGCTTACATCGCTACAGGTGACAATCCTGATATGGCTCGTAGCTTTGGTATCAATACGGGACGTATGGAACTCATGGGCTTGGTTCTCTCAAATGGGATCATCGCACTTGCAGGAGCCCTAATTGCTCAACAAGAAGGCTATGCGGATGTTTCGCGAGGAATTGGAGTGATTGTCGTAGGTCTTGCTAGCTTGATTATTGGTGAGGTGTTGTTCAAGAGTCTGACTTTGGCGGAACGTTTAGTGACAATTGTTATAGGCTCTATCGCTTATCAGTTCCTCGTCTGGGGAGTGATTGCCCTTGGATTTAATACAAGTTATTTACGACTATATAGCGCTTTAATCTTGGCAGTTTGCCTTATGATTCCAACCTTCAAAAGCAAATACCTGAAAGGAGTCAAGTTTAGCAAATGA
- the trpX gene encoding tryptophan ABC transporter substrate-binding protein: protein MKNKRLIGIIAGLAILVVASLIYSSMNKPAAKEEQKVAKVGVLQFVSHPSLDLIYQGIQDGLAEEGYKDDQVKIDFMNSEGDQSKVATMSKQLVANGNDVVVGIATPAAQGLASATKDLPVIMAAITDPIGANLVKDLKKPGGNITGVSDHNPAEQQVELIKTLTPNVKTIGALYSSSEDNSKTQVEEFKAYAEKAGLTVETFAVPSTNEIASTVNVMTSKVDAIWVPIDNTIASAFSTVVSSNQTAKKPIYPSATAMVEAGGLASVVVDQHDLGVATGKMIAKVLKGEKPADTPVNVFSTGKSVINKKLAQELGITIPESVLKEAGQVIE from the coding sequence ATGAAAAATAAACGTTTGATTGGAATTATCGCTGGATTAGCTATATTGGTGGTGGCTAGCTTGATTTATTCATCAATGAACAAGCCAGCAGCTAAGGAAGAGCAAAAGGTCGCTAAGGTTGGTGTTCTTCAGTTTGTTAGTCACCCATCCTTGGACTTGATTTACCAAGGGATTCAAGATGGACTAGCTGAAGAAGGCTATAAGGACGATCAAGTAAAAATCGACTTTATGAACTCTGAAGGTGATCAGAGCAAGGTTGCAACCATGAGTAAACAATTGGTGGCAAATGGAAATGACGTTGTTGTTGGGATTGCAACACCAGCTGCTCAAGGACTTGCTAGTGCTACAAAAGACCTACCAGTTATCATGGCTGCTATTACAGACCCAATCGGTGCTAACTTGGTCAAAGATTTGAAAAAACCAGGTGGCAACATCACAGGGGTGTCAGACCACAACCCAGCTGAACAGCAAGTAGAGTTGATTAAAACCCTCACACCAAATGTCAAAACGATCGGAGCTCTTTACTCAAGTAGCGAAGATAACTCAAAAACACAGGTAGAAGAATTCAAGGCTTATGCTGAAAAAGCAGGTTTGACAGTCGAAACATTTGCTGTTCCATCAACAAATGAAATTGCTTCAACAGTTAATGTCATGACAAGCAAGGTCGATGCGATTTGGGTTCCAATTGACAACACCATCGCATCAGCATTCTCAACAGTTGTTTCAAGCAACCAAACAGCTAAAAAGCCAATCTACCCAAGTGCTACTGCCATGGTAGAAGCAGGTGGATTAGCATCTGTAGTAGTTGACCAACACGATCTTGGAGTGGCTACTGGTAAGATGATTGCCAAAGTTTTGAAAGGTGAAAAACCAGCTGATACGCCAGTTAATGTCTTCTCAACTGGCAAGTCGGTTATCAACAAAAAACTAGCGCAGGAACTTGGTATCACCATTCCTGAGTCCGTTCTAAAAGAAGCAGGACAAGTGATTGAATAA
- the ppc gene encoding phosphoenolpyruvate carboxylase produces the protein MSLQKLENYSNKAVIQEEVLILTELLEDITKNMLAPETFEKIMQLKELSTNENYQGLNELVTSLSNEEMIYISRYFSILPLLINISEDVDLAYKINHQNNVDQDYLGKLSTTIKMVAEKENAAEILEKLNVVPVLTAHPTQVQRKSMLDLTNHIHTLLRKYRDVKLGLINKEKWNMDLRRYIEIIMQTDMIREKKLKVTNEITNVMEYYQSSFLNAVPRLTAEYKKLAKEQGIELQHPKPITMGMWIGGDRDGNPFVTAETLNKSALTQCEVIMNYYDEKIYNLYREFSLSTSIVNVSDKVREMALKSQDNSIYREKELYRRALFDIQAKMQATKAYLIEDKDLQPRYATADEFYQDLLAIRDSLLENKGEYLISGEFVELMQAVEIFGFYLASIDMRQDSSVHEACVAELLASAGINDHYSDLSEDKKCALLLKELEEDPRILSATHAEKSELLEKELSIFKTARKLKDKLGENVIRQTIISHATSVSDMLELAIMLKEVGLVDAQKARVQIVPLFETIEDLDHSEETMRRYFSLPLAKKWIASKDNYQEIMLGYSDSNKDGGYLSSCWTLYKAQQQLTAIGDEFGVKVTFFHGRGGTVGRGGGPTYEAITSQPLKSIKDRIRLTEQGEVIGNKYGNKDAAYYNLEMLVSAAINRMITKKKSDTNTSNHYESIMDQVVDRSYDIYRDLVFGNEHFYDYFFESSPIKAISSFNIGSRPAARKTITEIGGLRAIPWVFSWSQSRVMFPGWYGVGSSFKEFIDQDPKNIEFLRDMYQNWPFFQSLLSNVDMVLSKSNMNIAFEYAKLCEDEEVQAIYYTILDEWQLTKDVILAIEGYDELLAENSYLKDSLNYRMPYFNILNYIQLELIKRQRRGELSADEEKLIHTTINGIATGLRNSG, from the coding sequence ATGTCTCTTCAGAAATTAGAAAACTATAGTAATAAAGCCGTCATCCAAGAAGAAGTCTTAATTTTGACTGAGCTGCTAGAAGATATCACAAAAAATATGCTAGCACCAGAGACCTTTGAAAAAATCATGCAGTTGAAGGAATTATCAACAAATGAAAACTATCAAGGGCTCAATGAACTGGTGACTAGCCTTTCCAATGAAGAAATGATTTACATTTCTCGTTATTTCTCTATCCTTCCACTCTTGATTAATATATCTGAGGATGTGGACTTAGCCTATAAAATTAACCACCAGAACAATGTGGACCAAGACTATCTAGGGAAATTGTCTACAACCATAAAGATGGTAGCTGAAAAAGAAAATGCAGCTGAAATTTTAGAAAAGTTAAATGTCGTTCCTGTCTTGACCGCCCATCCAACGCAAGTACAACGCAAGAGTATGCTGGACTTGACCAACCATATCCATACTCTCTTGCGCAAGTATCGTGATGTCAAACTAGGTTTGATTAATAAAGAAAAATGGAACATGGATCTCCGTCGTTACATTGAAATTATCATGCAAACAGACATGATTCGTGAGAAGAAATTGAAGGTGACTAACGAAATCACCAACGTGATGGAGTACTATCAAAGTTCATTCCTGAATGCTGTGCCACGTTTGACGGCTGAATATAAGAAACTAGCTAAGGAACAAGGAATTGAGCTCCAACATCCAAAACCAATTACTATGGGGATGTGGATTGGAGGAGACCGCGATGGAAATCCTTTCGTAACAGCGGAGACCCTCAACAAATCAGCCTTGACTCAGTGTGAAGTCATCATGAACTACTACGATGAAAAGATTTATAATCTTTATCGTGAATTTTCACTTTCAACCAGTATCGTGAATGTCAGTGATAAGGTCCGCGAGATGGCGCTTAAGTCACAAGATAACTCCATTTACCGCGAAAAAGAACTCTATCGTCGTGCTCTTTTTGATATCCAAGCTAAGATGCAGGCAACTAAGGCTTATCTCATTGAAGATAAGGATCTTCAGCCTAGATATGCTACTGCAGATGAATTTTATCAAGACTTGTTGGCCATTCGAGATTCTCTCCTTGAGAACAAAGGGGAATACCTGATTTCAGGAGAATTTGTTGAACTGATGCAAGCCGTTGAAATCTTTGGCTTTTACCTTGCTTCTATCGACATGCGCCAAGACTCTAGTGTTCATGAAGCCTGTGTGGCAGAATTGTTAGCATCCGCAGGGATCAACGACCATTATAGCGATCTCTCTGAAGACAAAAAATGCGCCCTCCTCTTAAAAGAGTTGGAAGAAGATCCTCGTATCCTCTCTGCTACTCATGCTGAAAAGTCAGAACTGCTTGAGAAAGAATTGTCTATCTTCAAAACTGCTCGCAAGTTGAAGGATAAACTGGGTGAAAATGTCATTCGCCAAACCATCATCTCTCACGCGACAAGTGTATCTGATATGCTAGAATTAGCCATCATGCTCAAAGAAGTAGGCTTGGTTGATGCTCAAAAAGCGCGCGTTCAGATTGTTCCCCTCTTTGAAACGATTGAAGACTTGGATCACTCGGAAGAAACCATGAGAAGATACTTCTCTCTTCCATTGGCTAAAAAATGGATTGCTTCAAAAGACAACTACCAAGAAATCATGCTTGGCTACTCCGATAGTAATAAAGATGGTGGTTATCTATCATCATGTTGGACACTCTACAAGGCTCAACAACAACTGACTGCTATTGGAGATGAATTTGGTGTTAAAGTCACCTTCTTCCATGGCCGTGGTGGTACTGTTGGTCGAGGTGGTGGTCCAACTTATGAAGCTATCACATCTCAACCGCTCAAGTCTATCAAGGACCGTATCCGTCTGACTGAGCAAGGAGAAGTCATTGGAAACAAATATGGTAACAAAGACGCTGCCTACTATAACCTTGAAATGTTGGTATCCGCGGCCATTAACCGTATGATTACCAAGAAAAAGAGCGATACCAATACCTCAAATCATTATGAGTCTATCATGGATCAAGTAGTGGACCGTAGCTACGATATCTACCGTGATTTGGTCTTTGGAAACGAACATTTCTATGACTATTTCTTCGAGTCAAGCCCAATCAAGGCTATTTCAAGCTTCAATATCGGTTCGCGTCCAGCAGCTCGTAAGACCATCACTGAAATCGGTGGTTTGCGTGCCATCCCTTGGGTCTTCTCATGGTCACAAAGTCGTGTCATGTTCCCTGGATGGTATGGTGTAGGATCAAGCTTTAAAGAGTTTATTGATCAAGATCCAAAGAATATCGAGTTCCTTCGTGATATGTACCAAAACTGGCCTTTCTTCCAATCTTTGCTTTCCAATGTAGACATGGTCTTATCTAAGTCTAACATGAACATTGCTTTTGAATATGCCAAGCTCTGTGAAGATGAAGAAGTGCAGGCCATCTACTACACTATTTTAGATGAATGGCAGTTGACTAAGGATGTTATTTTAGCTATTGAAGGCTATGACGAACTTTTGGCAGAAAACTCTTACCTAAAAGACAGCCTAAACTATCGTATGCCTTACTTTAATATCCTTAACTACATCCAGTTGGAGTTGATCAAACGTCAACGTCGCGGCGAATTGTCAGCTGACGAAGAAAAACTGATCCATACTACTATCAACGGAATTGCAACCGGTTTGCGTAATTCAGGCTGA